The Colias croceus chromosome 6, ilColCroc2.1 genome contains the following window.
TGCACACAAAATTATGGGGGATAATATTGTAGCAGAGACTGAAAAAAGTAATATactttagttttttatatataattttgtgcATACTGAATAATGAATGTATgtcattaaattatattgtatagaataTCGAGATTTTATATGGAACTGCTAACACATTGCAAGTAGGTAATATGGGTTTCGTAAACTATACAGAAACTCAATGACCACATAACATATCATAGATTGTTTGgtgtgtaataatttatgaatttgtGAAGGTCTTACAGTAATAAGCTTATTATGTCTCTTATCTAAATGTGGTATGTATAAGGCTTCCCACCCACAGTCTTTCAGTAGACATCACAGTAACAGTATTTGAGTTCTTTCTAGTGTTatagcataaaataaattatggttCTAAAAAGGAGAAatggaagaaaaaaaagtataaactGGTTGTATGCatgattaatttttcaatgaaTACAAGTTAAAATAGTGCtctttttcaggtaaaaataactttataaatCCACCGCAGCCTGAAAGTAAAGAAATTTCATCAGAGGAAGCCTTACATTCAAATCCAGATAATGAGAATGAAGGTGAAGTACattgaatcatttttatttgaataacatttttatgtgtttaaatgttcaattaattattttttaaggaataatttaatatttagaactacaatttaaataatctgTATTATTAATAGACTGCATTTATACTAGAATGAAATCACAtatctaaattataatattatacaaaaatccTTTTACAAACTCTTGAGATAGAGATTATAAAagaatacaaattttaaacttctgtataaatttcaataaaaatatatcctaTAATAATGACCTTAAACATTATAGGTAATGGCCGACAGTCTTTGAATGATAGTGCTAAAGCTCAAGGGGCAGAGTCCCCGGATTTAAGACAAGATGGATTACCAAATACTGTTACAGTGCTAGATGCACCTAATGGTGGTAAAGTGTACTTGGTTGGAACTGCACATTTTAGTTTGCAATCTCAAGAGGATGTTTCAAGGGTGAGttggttaaatacattttaaaattaaaaataatagtaatgaCATGTTCAAGTAGAATTCTTGTTCTTTCAACAAGAATTAAGAATATAACATCAAGtttcataaatatgtaaatactagctttcagcccgtggcttcgcccgcgttttcaaaagaaaaacctgcataaTTCCCGTACCTgcgggatttctgggataataCCTATCCTATgagttaatccaagttaccctctatatgtgcgctaaatttcattgtaatcggttcagtagtatttgcatgaaagagtaacaagcatattcacacacacatccatcctcacaaactttcgcatttataatattagtaggatagtaagataatattagtaggaagtagGATTTAAAACATTGGtgcatataaaatttgtgcatattgtaatatgaaatatgatgTTCTTACTGtatgttaggaaaatgttaACAATTGCACTATTTTTAGGTCATTCAAGAGGTATCCCCACACATAGTCATGGTTGAACTCTGTGAGCAAAGgaccaatattttattacttgatGAAGAGGTTATTTTAAGagaagctaaaaatattaatattaagaaaattagGTAAGaattcaatttttcttaaattaattgtaatcaTGATTTatcataacatattattttctacatCTAATGTTTTACGTTTTTAGGGCAACTATGGCTCAAAATGGAGTATTCAATGGTTTAATGTACATATTGCTTTTAAATATGTCGGCAAATATCACCAGGGAATTGGGAATGGCACCTGGTGGCGAGTTTAGAAGAGCAATGGCTGaggtaatatttaattcaattactACCACAGTTACATACCATACCATTACCATAGTTAGtacaatgtatttataattacaagttatattgttaaattttacaaattaaagactttaaattttaatggattttaaaTGTATCCCTGTGTCTCTCCGTGACCAAACTGCAAAATGTTGggttgataatattatattataacaaatattatgtgtattgtgtTTATATCCATTTAAGCCTTAAATAtctaattgttaaaatttgttttaggCTAAAAAAGTTCCAAATTGTATAGTCCAATTAGGGGATCGTGCTATTGACATCACCCTGCACAGAGCAATCGCATCTCTGTCCTGGGGACAAACAATTCGGTTCATTTGGCATTTACTTACGTCTAACCAAAGTATAAGGTATGTTTTTTGTGTATCATctgtgaaattattatttctattgaagggtttgttaaaatagtgtgttgataattattgataggtaataaagatttatgtttatagcattacaatgtaatttataaatttatattgcaTTGCATTTTCAACAATAGCTTGAACTCGCGTCAGTTTTTTTACCGTGGTGACGCGTCAGAcctttatcaaatatttattactaggtttccgcccgcggcttcgcctgcgcagTCAAAGTTCCCAAACCCggataattcccgttcccgttccgggattgcgtcattttcccgggataaaaagtagcctatgtcctttctcgggtatcaaaatatcttcataccaaatttcatgaaaattggttcagtagtttaggcgtgattgagtaacagacagacagacagagttaattttgcatttatattattagtatggatgtaaaaaaatatataaactctaacaatatataatataaaaaatcaattgcaGTTTAGAAGAAGTAGAGAGATGCAAACAGAAAAAAATGCTAGAAGACATGTTGGAAGAAATGGCGGGCGAGTTTCCCGCGCTCAAGCGCGTGTTCGTCGTCGAGAGGGATATGTACCTGTGTCACTCGCTGCAAGTCGCCGCTTTGCAGACACGTGAGttgatatattaattttattatttaataaaataaaaataatattatttagaagtGAATTTACCtagttgtaattttttaagcaatattttcaaacccaataattttaaaactaaatacttTTGAGGTTGTactatataaaatgttataaacagccaataaatctgtttatattcaaattcattctttcattcagttttatattttgattttaataagaattaGATTAAACCAATCAGTacttatttgtgttttaatcTGCACTTTTCTCAATCTCATATACCCaaaataggtttttttttaatctaataaaatatttgcagGTAGGGAACCATGTCGTATTGTGGGTGTGGTTGGTATCGGTCACGTGGCCGGTATCGTCGACTATTGGGGCAAGATCACACCGCAAGATATAACGCCGTTGCTTGTGTGAGTATTTATAGCATAAGAGAATATTTGTTTTCATGTCGCACGGATAGCCGTTGTGTCAGTGACACTTCacatagttaaaaatatattaactcaaacttttatttatttaactagaCTTCGTTTAGAAGAGCTTTTGAAAtcgtcaaaatacagaaaaattacaatttatcaaCAGTTTCAGAAAGCGGTTTCGAAGAGAAGAACGGGTAAAAAATACTTCTtgtgttatttataatgtcatttattttcaaatatttctttattatacctaattagattaccgcccgctttgtctaaaccctaataaattataaatatactaaaatcttcctcttgaatcactctatctattaaggACGCGTTTAcgaatctgacaaaaataagcagtttttCGATGCATTTTGCggcaaaataatacaaaaccaaTTTTGACTAATAATTACCATAGATAGATCACTCCTTAATCTTTAAATGGTAGGAATTATTTAATCGaaaattttggtttataatattgtaaaaaataatttcctttGCCTCTTCACACAAAATTGACAATATCGTGCTGAATATAGAAgcatttttctattatttactaaaataaatttacttatttaaaaatattttaagtaggcAGACATGTCCAACTCAAAAAGGTAGGAACTAAAACtatcaaaatgttacaaataagctgagaaaaaaattaaaatcaaatcatattttttcacatatttaacTGTAACGCGTGATACTTATTGCATGTAAATAAGGGTTAttttattgcacgcctcataagcgaagcgttgaggtgggtactactgtcacttcacgcaaaacatctgatttttcaaacttaaaatgtctttatgtatcatacattgcacttgtaagataatacatacacacacatattaagaaaaaacactatttttaacattcatgatatttttgatgtcatttttgttatttaaactagttaaaaaacagtttaaaaaagttctgtcttggacgtccgtgtgtctgtatgtgcggaggattttcttgttaacacgatagcgaccgaaatactttactaatcgagtcttttttttctcttacgcttgagtatgctcaggaatagaaccctttcatttttcagggtctgattcgatgtggtttaattgttattaaataaacaaaaaaaaaatatcgactgttctccataattattttagtatatctataactatatattctttattttatttttatttttttatatctatagtgtactcaaaattcaccattataaactcgattctttatactataagccaaggtttaaaaaaataagtattggtagtcagtcccttaaacctgcgcagtttcacatctaggtggggccacaagaaaaatagctcaattattacggtaccgctttctttacttttccaactgttttattttatttcttttttatatttataatttactctttataaataatcaattttattgtaaaggatgagattatgaggcgtgcacttttggattttccaaactatatttaaactattatcaCATTTGAAAACAACCTTCATATGTATTCAATTATTTGTCACTATCttgatttattgtacaaaaaattgtaatgaaatattttagtaatttagtcGGCGCTCGGACGCCGTAGTGACAGTGTTAGCAACCTGAAGCGAACCGATTATTGTACCAGGGGCGTAAAATTATCGTAAATTTAGCATATTTCCATagaaattattgtgtttttagGATAAagtcaattataaataaataaatcatataaattgtaatattgataGGTATGCAAGCTCTCTACAGTTAATCTTTTTTAAACTACTGCTGTCAAATCAACAGGACACTGAAACCCATTGGGTAAATACCCAAAATTTCACTGTTCCCATGAAAGTTCGATATGAAACATgtcaaaatttcatatttgtatgggtgaaataatataaattcgaGAATTTTGCATGATAGAAATTATCGCACGATAATACTATGCTATCGTACATCGTACGTAGGCACAAAATTATCGtgtttgtacaataattattgtacggttccgaacactgcGTAGTGAGTAGACACTGTGACGCTTGTAGGCAGCTCCTCGTTTACGAAAAGATCGCtgtacgtatacaaaatatttgacctAATAAACTTGATCATTGACGCATTCTGCACCGACAACCAAGGCACACCAaggaaagattttatttatagtttttcatacttatgggattataaatttcatatttagtttctaacttgatggagtgacctgacgtgtacttcgaagactgctactggaactcatagacgagtagagctagatGTACCgggtttgggctcgttttgttagttacgttgagaccttacctccggacttgatggagtgacctgcaggtgtacttcgaagactgctactggaactaatagacgagtatagctaggtgtgccgagtttgggctcgttttgttagttacgttgagaccttaccaccggaattgatggagtgacctgcaggtgtacttcgaagactgctactggaactaatagacgagtagagctgggtgtgccgagtttgggctcgttttgttagttacgtggAGATCTTACCACCGGaattgatggagtgacctgcaggtgtacttcgaagactgctactggaactaatagacgagtagagctaggtgtgccgagtttgggctcgttttgttagttacgttgagaccttaccaccggaattgatggagtgacctgcaggtgtgcttcaaagactgctactggaactaatagacgagtagagctaggtgtgccgagtttgggctcgttttgttagttacgttgagaccttaccaccggaattgatggagtgacctgcaggtgtacttcgaagactgctactggaactaatagacgagtagaggtaggtgtgccgagtttgggctcgttttgttagttacgttgagatcTTACCACCGGaattgatggagtgacctgcaggtgtacttcgaagactgctcctggaactaatagacgagtagagctaggtgtgcggagtttgggctcgttttgttagttacgttgagaccttaccaccggaattgatggagtgacctgcaggtgtacttcgaagactgctactggaactaatagacgagtagagctaggtgtgccgagtttgggctcgttttgttagttacgttgagaccttaccaccgtaattgatggagtgacctgcaggtgtacttcgaagactgctactggaactaatagacgagtagagctaggtgtgccgagtttgggctcgttttgttagttacgttgagaccttactaCCGGaattgatggagtgacctgcaggtgtacttcgaagactgctactggaactaatagacgagtagagctaggtgtgccgagtttgggctcgttttgttagttacgttgagatcTTACCACCGGaattgatggagtgacctgcaggtgtacttcgaagactgctactggaactaatagacgagtagagctaggtgtgccgagtttgggctcgttttgttagttacgttgagatcTTACCACCGGaattgatggagtgacct
Protein-coding sequences here:
- the LOC123692867 gene encoding traB domain-containing protein-like isoform X1, encoding MILMNKMEADGEKEHLLINQASKAAGVKCDIVNECQMFLKAEEGGGDAHKIMGDNIVAETEKSKNNFINPPQPESKEISSEEALHSNPDNENEGNGRQSLNDSAKAQGAESPDLRQDGLPNTVTVLDAPNGGKVYLVGTAHFSLQSQEDVSRVIQEVSPHIVMVELCEQRTNILLLDEEVILREAKNINIKKIRATMAQNGVFNGLMYILLLNMSANITRELGMAPGGEFRRAMAEAKKVPNCIVQLGDRAIDITLHRAIASLSWGQTIRFIWHLLTSNQSISLEEVERCKQKKMLEDMLEEMAGEFPALKRVFVVERDMYLCHSLQVAALQTRREPCRIVGVVGIGHVAGIVDYWGKITPQDITPLLVVPPPSLSTRIIRLSVRAACAGALLYAGYKLVPRRWLP
- the LOC123692867 gene encoding traB domain-containing protein-like isoform X3, whose amino-acid sequence is MVLKRRNGRKKSKNNFINPPQPESKEISSEEALHSNPDNENEGNGRQSLNDSAKAQGAESPDLRQDGLPNTVTVLDAPNGGKVYLVGTAHFSLQSQEDVSRVIQEVSPHIVMVELCEQRTNILLLDEEVILREAKNINIKKIRATMAQNGVFNGLMYILLLNMSANITRELGMAPGGEFRRAMAEAKKVPNCIVQLGDRAIDITLHRAIASLSWGQTIRFIWHLLTSNQSISLEEVERCKQKKMLEDMLEEMAGEFPALKRVFVVERDMYLCHSLQVAALQTRREPCRIVGVVGIGHVAGIVDYWGKITPQDITPLLVVPPPSLSTRIIRLSVRAACAGALLYAGYKLVPRRWLP
- the LOC123692867 gene encoding traB domain-containing protein-like isoform X2, with the translated sequence MNKMEADGEKEHLLINQASKAAGVKCDIVNECQMFLKAEEGGGDAHKIMGDNIVAETEKSKNNFINPPQPESKEISSEEALHSNPDNENEGNGRQSLNDSAKAQGAESPDLRQDGLPNTVTVLDAPNGGKVYLVGTAHFSLQSQEDVSRVIQEVSPHIVMVELCEQRTNILLLDEEVILREAKNINIKKIRATMAQNGVFNGLMYILLLNMSANITRELGMAPGGEFRRAMAEAKKVPNCIVQLGDRAIDITLHRAIASLSWGQTIRFIWHLLTSNQSISLEEVERCKQKKMLEDMLEEMAGEFPALKRVFVVERDMYLCHSLQVAALQTRREPCRIVGVVGIGHVAGIVDYWGKITPQDITPLLVVPPPSLSTRIIRLSVRAACAGALLYAGYKLVPRRWLP